In Salvelinus namaycush isolate Seneca chromosome 17, SaNama_1.0, whole genome shotgun sequence, one genomic interval encodes:
- the LOC120062095 gene encoding uncharacterized protein LOC120062095 isoform X1, which translates to MEHSDSPASPSSDPNGFVNKVFNVSLDVQNETGTVSIQETGKGEGQGEGQGEGPGPGQTQREWQEAGDRQAEPQAPPQTPGKERPEVNRRTRATGGIWKILTRRRVASELDNRRPHSMILPGEEAFIPKLSFADKVRSIKKLRSPGVFKGRVGKMSGSNTKFRDGETEDDSFCRDFLPSPGLHPCRSTLRHRAKRHSYAGHTAEFDCSFEDIDLTATLDRHHLHSLVEPLTQNGSKPTERVPYSKRPQVQAQAQANHSSNCNSTSAGVCEEQSVRGSPKVQLGGRRSKRADVWSYLRRISVLGKGNPAYSERSFDSELHTLDKTMDSDYGSVDFESVRDFQPAAPKHSDSKGGHFGGLIKFFSNVAETARKWRTSSRSFSPPEEGGERSPLGSPRAGQHLGDYVHSVSLTLRSEDHPECPPTPNSPLTPHPPRSPACDPASPPTLLGRRSPQVMLKAWRVSPDSSSVNGLVCVSSLETDRQMDRQTERHTSVATVENHEPHSRLERETQKERETEVDRDHLECLSTVEEREREGGEGHSGNYLDSKDALTVSEQTHLPNGQSELWEGEIVATKEPAGNCHQEVFKALSRPPGASPLEPPLRVSLQRCHSLPLPPSTLTTLALFPGYTDSQSSSVCLDDGEAGSCRRRLLRTGSGPLQVNIVSHCPPCPIMSLY; encoded by the exons ATGGAACACTCGGACAGCCCCGCCTCCCCCAGCAGCGACCCCAACGGGTTCGTCAATAAAGTCTTCAACGTGTCTCTGGATGTGCAGAATGAGACCGGCACCGTATCTATCCAGGAAACTGGgaagggagagggacagggagagggtcAAGGAGAAGGTCCGGGGCCAGGCCAAACCCAGAGAGAGTGGCAGGAGGCTGGGGATAGACAGGCAGAGCCCCAGGCACCCCCTCAGACCCCTGGAAAGGAGCGCCCGGAGGTCAACCGTAGAACAAGAGCGACTGGGGGCATCTGGAAGATCTTGACCCGGCGTAGAGTGGCCTCAGAGCTGGATAACAGAAGACCTCACTCCATGATCCTCCCTGGAGAGGAGGCCTTCATCCCTAAACTGTCCTTCGCTGACAAGGTCCGCTCCATCAAGAAGCTCCGCTCTCCGGGTGTCTTCAAGGGGAGGGTGGGGAAGATGTCTGGGTCCAACACTAAGTtcagagacggagagacggaggaCGACTCGTTCTGCCGGGACTTCCTCCCCTCGCCCGGCCTGCACCCCTGTAGGAGCACACTCCGCCACCGTGCAAAGAGGCATTCGTATGCCGGACACACCGCCGAGTTCGACTGCTCATTTGAGGACATTGATTTGACAGCTACCCTGGACAGACACCATCTTCACTCACTAGTGGAGCCTCTTACCCAGAACGGTTCTAAGCCCACAGAGAGAGTCCCCTACTCCAAGAGACCTCAGGTCCAGGCTCAGGCGCAGGCCAATCACTCCTCTAACTGTAACAGTACCTCAGCAGGAGTGTGTGAGGAGCAGAGTGTGAGGGGCAGCCCCAAGGTCCAGCTGGGTGGGAGGAGATCTAAGAGAGCTGACGTGTGGAGTTACCTGAGGAGGATCTCTGTCCTGGGGAAGGGGAACCCGGCCTACTCAGAGAGGAGTTTTGACTCAGAGCTCCACACACTGGACAAGACCATGGACTCTGACTACGGCTCGGTGGACTTCGAGAGTGTCAGGGACTTTCAACCAGCGGCTCCAAAGCACTCTGACAGCAAAGGCGGACATTTTGGGGGTCTGATTAAGTTCTTCAGCAACGTTGCGGAGACGGCTAGAAAATGGCGGACGTCTTCGCGCTCCTTCTCTCCtccagaggagggaggggagcggTCGCCGCTGGGCTCCCCCAGAGCAGGGCAGCATCTGGGGGACTACGTCCACAGTGTGTCCCTGACTCTCCGCAGTGAGGACCACCCAGAGTGTCCCCCAACACCCAACTCACCCCTGACCCCTCATCCCCCTCGCTCCCCTGCCTGTGACCCTGCCTCACCCCCAACTCTACTAGGCAGACGGTCTCCTCAGGTGATGCTGAAGGCCTGGAGGGTGAGTCCGGACTCATCAAGCGTTAACGGCCTGGTGTGTGTGAGCTCATTggagacggacagacagatggacagacagactgagagacacacGTCTGTAGCCACAGTAGAGAATCACGAGCCACACTCaaggctggagagagagactcagaaagagagagagacagaggtagacagAGACCACTTAGAATGTCTGTCTacagtggaagagagagaaagagagggaggagagggacactCAGGAAATTACCTGGATTCCAAGGATGCTCTAACTGTCTCAGAGCAGACACACCTTCCAAACGGCCAATCAGAGTTATGGGAAGGAGAGATCGTAGCCACTAAGGAGCCAGCAGGAAACTGCCACCAGGAAGTATTTAAG GCCCTGTCTCGTCCCCCGGGGGCGTCACCTTTAGAGCCCCCCCTCAGAGTGTCTCTTCAGAGgtgtcactccctccctctcccccccagcACCCTCACCACTCTGGCCCTGTTCCCGGGATACACAG ACTCCCAGTCATCCTCAGTGTGTCTTGATGATGGAGAGGCTGGCAGCTGCAGGAGGAGACTGCTCAGAACAGGCTCTGGTCCACTACAAGTCAACATTGTGAGTCACTGCCCACCATGTCCTATAATGTCACTATATTAG
- the LOC120062095 gene encoding uncharacterized protein LOC120062095 isoform X2: MEHSDSPASPSSDPNGFVNKVFNVSLDVQNETGTVSIQETGKGEGQGEGQGEGPGPGQTQREWQEAGDRQAEPQAPPQTPGKERPEVNRRTRATGGIWKILTRRRVASELDNRRPHSMILPGEEAFIPKLSFADKVRSIKKLRSPGVFKGRVGKMSGSNTKFRDGETEDDSFCRDFLPSPGLHPCRSTLRHRAKRHSYAGHTAEFDCSFEDIDLTATLDRHHLHSLVEPLTQNGSKPTERVPYSKRPQVQAQAQANHSSNCNSTSAGVCEEQSVRGSPKVQLGGRRSKRADVWSYLRRISVLGKGNPAYSERSFDSELHTLDKTMDSDYGSVDFESVRDFQPAAPKHSDSKGGHFGGLIKFFSNVAETARKWRTSSRSFSPPEEGGERSPLGSPRAGQHLGDYVHSVSLTLRSEDHPECPPTPNSPLTPHPPRSPACDPASPPTLLGRRSPQVMLKAWRVSPDSSSVNGLVCVSSLETDRQMDRQTERHTSVATVENHEPHSRLERETQKERETEVDRDHLECLSTVEEREREGGEGHSGNYLDSKDALTVSEQTHLPNGQSELWEGEIVATKEPAGNCHQEVFKCVPGPVSSPGGVTFRAPPQSVSSEVSLPPSPPQHPHHSGPVPGIHRLPVILSVS, encoded by the exons ATGGAACACTCGGACAGCCCCGCCTCCCCCAGCAGCGACCCCAACGGGTTCGTCAATAAAGTCTTCAACGTGTCTCTGGATGTGCAGAATGAGACCGGCACCGTATCTATCCAGGAAACTGGgaagggagagggacagggagagggtcAAGGAGAAGGTCCGGGGCCAGGCCAAACCCAGAGAGAGTGGCAGGAGGCTGGGGATAGACAGGCAGAGCCCCAGGCACCCCCTCAGACCCCTGGAAAGGAGCGCCCGGAGGTCAACCGTAGAACAAGAGCGACTGGGGGCATCTGGAAGATCTTGACCCGGCGTAGAGTGGCCTCAGAGCTGGATAACAGAAGACCTCACTCCATGATCCTCCCTGGAGAGGAGGCCTTCATCCCTAAACTGTCCTTCGCTGACAAGGTCCGCTCCATCAAGAAGCTCCGCTCTCCGGGTGTCTTCAAGGGGAGGGTGGGGAAGATGTCTGGGTCCAACACTAAGTtcagagacggagagacggaggaCGACTCGTTCTGCCGGGACTTCCTCCCCTCGCCCGGCCTGCACCCCTGTAGGAGCACACTCCGCCACCGTGCAAAGAGGCATTCGTATGCCGGACACACCGCCGAGTTCGACTGCTCATTTGAGGACATTGATTTGACAGCTACCCTGGACAGACACCATCTTCACTCACTAGTGGAGCCTCTTACCCAGAACGGTTCTAAGCCCACAGAGAGAGTCCCCTACTCCAAGAGACCTCAGGTCCAGGCTCAGGCGCAGGCCAATCACTCCTCTAACTGTAACAGTACCTCAGCAGGAGTGTGTGAGGAGCAGAGTGTGAGGGGCAGCCCCAAGGTCCAGCTGGGTGGGAGGAGATCTAAGAGAGCTGACGTGTGGAGTTACCTGAGGAGGATCTCTGTCCTGGGGAAGGGGAACCCGGCCTACTCAGAGAGGAGTTTTGACTCAGAGCTCCACACACTGGACAAGACCATGGACTCTGACTACGGCTCGGTGGACTTCGAGAGTGTCAGGGACTTTCAACCAGCGGCTCCAAAGCACTCTGACAGCAAAGGCGGACATTTTGGGGGTCTGATTAAGTTCTTCAGCAACGTTGCGGAGACGGCTAGAAAATGGCGGACGTCTTCGCGCTCCTTCTCTCCtccagaggagggaggggagcggTCGCCGCTGGGCTCCCCCAGAGCAGGGCAGCATCTGGGGGACTACGTCCACAGTGTGTCCCTGACTCTCCGCAGTGAGGACCACCCAGAGTGTCCCCCAACACCCAACTCACCCCTGACCCCTCATCCCCCTCGCTCCCCTGCCTGTGACCCTGCCTCACCCCCAACTCTACTAGGCAGACGGTCTCCTCAGGTGATGCTGAAGGCCTGGAGGGTGAGTCCGGACTCATCAAGCGTTAACGGCCTGGTGTGTGTGAGCTCATTggagacggacagacagatggacagacagactgagagacacacGTCTGTAGCCACAGTAGAGAATCACGAGCCACACTCaaggctggagagagagactcagaaagagagagagacagaggtagacagAGACCACTTAGAATGTCTGTCTacagtggaagagagagaaagagagggaggagagggacactCAGGAAATTACCTGGATTCCAAGGATGCTCTAACTGTCTCAGAGCAGACACACCTTCCAAACGGCCAATCAGAGTTATGGGAAGGAGAGATCGTAGCCACTAAGGAGCCAGCAGGAAACTGCCACCAGGAAGTATTTAAG TGTGTTCCAGGCCCTGTCTCGTCCCCCGGGGGCGTCACCTTTAGAGCCCCCCCTCAGAGTGTCTCTTCAGAGgtgtcactccctccctctcccccccagcACCCTCACCACTCTGGCCCTGTTCCCGGGATACACAG ACTCCCAGTCATCCTCAGTGTGTCTTGA